In Caulobacter segnis ATCC 21756, the sequence GTCAGCACCTCGAACAGGCGCTGGGTGGCGTTCAGCTCGACCTGCACCTGCGGCAGCGGCGTCTCGCCGATATTGGGGTGGGTCCAGCTATGACCGCCGACATCGTGACCCTCGGCGACCTCGCGCTGCACGATGTCCGGCCGCCGCTGCATGTTCTGGCCGATCACGAAGAAGGTGGCGGGAGCGTGCTTGGCCTTGAGGATGTCGAGGATCTTCGGCGTCCAGCGCGGATCGGGGCCGTCGTCGAAGGTCAGGGCGACCATGCCCTTCCGCTGGCCATAGCGTTCGATGACGTAGGAGCTGGGAATGACGTCGTAGGTCTCGTTGGAGATCAGACCGGTGGACGGGTCGAGCTGCAGGCTGCGCTTGCCCGGCGTCGGCAGGGCCGCGACCCGAAGAACTTCGCCGCCGCCGTCGAAATCGACGCCCTGACCGTTGGCCAGGATCGTCAGGCCCGAGGCGGAGACTTGGCCGTACGGCTTGCCCAGCAACGACCAGACGCCCGGATCCTCCATGCCCATCCGCCAGAGGGCGTAGCCGCGCGGCTTCCAGGGGTCGGTGACCTTGACCTCGTTGAACAGAGTGACAGCGTCCGTGAACCAGACGACGTGGTCGTCGCCGTTGTCGTCGGTGTACGCGTAGGTCGGATTGAGTACGTCCTGGTCCATCCGGATCGCCGCGCCGGCGTCCTGGGCGTTGCGCATCGCCTCGTGGAACGTCGCCGGCGCGCCGGACGCCGGGCGGCCTTGCTTGTCCAGCGTCCAGTCGTAACCGTAGGCGGCCAGCGCCAGCACCGTGTGCGCCGGGTCAAGCTCGGAGAAGCGCTTGGCCAGCTCGGCCTGGTACCAGTCTTGTCCGGCGTTGGGACCAGGGTTTCCCCCGGCGTAGTGCTGGTCGTAGGCCATCAGCACGACGGTGTCGGAGGCCTCCGCAAGGCGTTTGAGCGGCCACCCTTGCGCGTCGTAGGGCGCCGCGACCCAGACCTCGCGCCCGGCGGGCTGGAAAGCCGCGCGGGCCTCGGCCAGGAACTTGGGATAGGCGGCCAGGCCCTTGTCCGACAGCGCCTCGAAGTCGAAGACATAGCCGCCGAAGCCGCGCTGGGCGGCAAGGTCCTTGAGATTGGCGATCAGCTTGGCGCGCGCCTTGGGATCGCTCAGCAGGGCGTCGCCTCGCGGACCGTCGAAGGCGGCGTTGGCGGAGTTGTGCACCAGGGGCAGCACGGCCGGGTGGTTGGGCGCGTTGGCGATCCGCGCGGCGCCTTCCGGATCGTCGGTCACGACGATGTCGCCACCGGCCCCCTTGATCGCCACCCACTGCGGCGAGACGACGTCCAGCTTGTCGATATTGCGGCGCAGGGACTCGCGGCTGTCCTGGTCCCAATCGACATAGAAGCCGACCGACAGCGGCCGCGTGCCGGCGTCGCTGGAGGCGGCCTTGGGACGCGGGACGCGCCGCCACGAGGTGACCGGCTTGGTCCTGCGCGGCGTCTCCTGGTGCAGGGCGGTCAGGACGCGCGGGTCCTTCAGCGGCGCATCGGGCAGGCGCGGCGCGAAGGCCAGGGTCGCGACGAAGCCCGCCACCATGGCGGCGATCAGCGAGATGACGATCCCGAGGACCAGCTTGGCCCGGCGTTCACGCTTGCCCGTCGGGTCGTGAAAGATAGGACGGTCTTCGGGGGTCATTCAGCGCGCTCGCGATTTGTCGCGGCTTTGATACCCGATCTTGACCGAAGCGTGGCGGTGGCGGCGGTGCGGCTTACGGCCGCCCCCTTAGTCGACCCAATCGCGGTCCAGGCGGCGCGAGGCCAGGAAGAACAGCAGCGCGGCCAGCAGATAGAAGCCCATGCCGGTATAGATCGCCCAGCGCAGGGACTCCGCGCCGAAGACGGGCTTGAGCACGTCCGAGACCTTGCCGAAGTAGTAGAGGCCGACGGCGATGCCCAGCAGGTTGTTGATCAGCAGGAACAGGGCCGAGGCGGTCGTGCGCATCGGCGCCGGCGCCAGGTGCTGGACGGCCGCCGTGATGGGCCCCAGCCAGGTCAGGTTCAGGCCCGTCGGGATCAGGAAGATGACGAAGGCGACGGCCAGGGCCGCCTGGGGACCAAGACCACCGACCAGGACGCCGCTGTTCATCGCCAACAGGAAGCAGGGCACCGAGATCAGGAAGGCCACGGCGGGCGTCAGCGGGTAGCCGGCCTTGGACTTGGCCCCCAGCTTGTCGGCCATCACGCCGCCCAGCCAGATGCCGACCACGCCGCCCAGGAAGGCGATGCCGGAATAGTACCAGGCCGTCTGCGACAGGGTCAGGCCCAGGCTGCGCATGAAGAACGACGGCAGCCAGGCCGCGACGCCATAGCCGCAGACCGACGAGGACGCCGCGCCCAGCGAGAGAAGCCAGAAGCTGGGCTTGGCGGCCAGCAGGCGCGCCACCTGCCCCAGCGGAGCGGCCGGCGCCGGCGGCGGCGCGACTTGGCCGGGCGCGCGATCAGCGCCGCCGCGCGGCGGATCCCGCACGACCAGGCGGAACACCGGCGCCAGCAGCACGCCCAGCAGACCCACCACGATGAAGGCCGTACGCCAGCCGTAGTGGACCGCCAGCAGGCCGCCGACCAGCGTGCCCGCCGCCGTGCCCAACGGAATACCGAACGCGTAGGCCGCCAGGGCGCGGGCGCGCTGATGCTTGGGGAAATAGTCGGAGATCAACGAATAGGCCGGCGCGACGCCGCCCGCCTCGCCGATGCCCACGCCCATGCGGGCCAAGAACAGGTGGCTGAAACTTCCGACCACGCCGCAGAGGGCCGTGAAGCCGCTCCACAGGGTCAGGGCCGCGGTCATGATCCAAACGCGGCTGAAGCGGTCGGCGAGCCACGCGATCGGGATGGCCAGAGGGTCGTGTAGAGCAGCGCGAAGGCCAGGCCGCCCATCAGGCCGAACTGGGCGTCGGTCAGGCCGAACTCGTCCTTGATCGGCTTGGCCAGGATGCCGAGGATCTGCCGGTCCAGGAAATTGAAGGTGTAGGCCAGCACCAGCATGGCCAGGACGACGTAGCGATAGCCGGACGCTTTCACCGGCGCCGCGTTCTCATTGTCGCTCATCGATCGCCCCACCTTACGCCACGGGTTACATAAAAATCGGGCGGAGCTTGTTGCAGCAAGCCCCGCCCCAGCCTTCGCCTAGATCAGAACGCGACCTCGATCGAGCCCGCGACGGTGCGCGGCGGTCCGTAGAAGCCGATCACCGAGTTGTTGTAGGTGGCGCCGGCGAAGTTGTAGCCGCCCGTGCGATAGCGCTCGTTGGTCAGGTTCTTGCCGGTCAGGGCCAGCTTGTACTTGCCGCCCGGCGCGGTCCAGATCGCCGTCAGGTCCACCAGGGTGAAGGCCTTCTGGTCCAGGGCCGGCAGGGGCTGCTCGAACTGCTGGTACTTGTCGCGATAGCTGACCATCGGCGTGATCGCCAGATCCCCGCCCGCCAGCTCGCCGCGCCAGGTCAGGCTGACATTGCCCGTCCACTTGGGGGTGTTCTGGAAGCCGTAGAGGTCGGCGACGTTGATCACCTGGCCGGTCGCCAGGGTCTGCGACGGGTTCAGCGGGTTGGGGGCGCCAGCCGGCACGAAGCGGCTGAAGGTGTCGTACTTGGCGTGGATGTAGCCCACGGCGACATTGGCCGTCAGGCTCGGGGCGAGCTTGGCGCTGGCCTCGAACTCGCCGCCGTAGAGGGTGGAGGCGCCGGCGTTGTCGACCGAGCTGGCGATGCCCGACGGCACCACGACCTGCGTCGTGACCTGCTGGTCGGTGTACTTCGACAGGAAGATCGCCGACGAGAACGACACCCGCCGCTCCAGGGCGAAGCCCTTCAGGCCCGCTTCGTAGGTCTTCACGACCTCGGGCTTGTAGCCGTTGACCGTTTGCGGGGTGATGAAGGCGTCGCCGCGCATGTCCCAGCCGCCCGACTTGTAGCCCTTGGAGAACGAGGCGTAGGTCGTCAGGTCGTCGGACAGCTCGTACGAGACCGAGACGCGCGGGGTGAACTGCTCGAAGGTCTTGTCGGCGCTGTAGTTGGTGCGCGTCTGCAGGATCGGACGCGGGGTCCCGCCCTGATAGGGCGAGGGCGTCGCGCCGAGATAGAACAGGCGGAACACGTTGGCGCGCTTGGCGTCGCGCGTGGCGCGGGCCCCCAGCGAGACCTTCAGCCGGTCCGTCAGGTTGGCGCTGAAGTCGAAGAAGGCCGCGAAGCTCTGGGTGCTGACCTTGCCGCCGTCGGCGATCGAGACGCCGAGGTTGCCGGCGATGGTGTCGAACTCGCCCGAGGCCTGGCTGTTCATGTAGTAGAGGCCAAAGACCCCCTGGACGTTCTCGTCGGCGTAGACCGCCTGCAGTTCCTGCGAGAACGATCGGTCGTCATAGGTGGCCGGAATGTCGAGCGTCGGGGCCGGCGTGCCGTCGAAGTCGATCAGGGTGTCGGTGTGACCGCGGCGATTGGCGGTGATCGACTTCAGCGTGACCTTGTCGGTGACGTTCCACTGGCCAGTCAGCGACAGACCCTTGGTCATGACGTGGTTCTTGTCGCCAAGGCCGGCTTGCGTGTCATAGACGTCCAGCACCTGATAGCCGCCCGTCAGCGACGGAAGCTCGCGGTGACCGTGGCGGGGGTTGGAATCGTCCGTGACGTGGTCGTAGGCCAGGCGGAAGAACAGGTCCTCGGTCGGCTTGTATTCGGCGCTCAGGCGATAGGCCTGGACGTCCTTGTCGTAGTGCTCGGCGCCCGTGGTCAGGTTCTTGCCGTAGCCGTCGCGCTTGTAGAGAGCGTACGCGCCGCCCACCGACAAGCCGCCGCCGATCGGCGTCTGGCCCGAGACCAGCAGGTCGGTCTGGTTGTAGCTGCCGTAGGTGGCCTTGACCTTGGCGCCGGCCTCGTCGCCGAGGCGCTTGGTGACGTACTTGATCGCGCCGCCGATGGT encodes:
- a CDS encoding TonB-dependent receptor produces the protein MTSMWKAALLAGAAFSAIAGGASAQQAPAADDSVGVEQVVVTARRREENLKDVPVAVSAFSADRLERAGGTDITVLQQTTPNITVQTARGSNSTLISYIRGVGQQDPLWGYEPGVGLYVDDVYIYRPQGAVLDIFDIERIEVLRGPQGTLYGRNTIGGAIKYVTKRLGDEAGAKVKATYGSYNQTDLLVSGQTPIGGGLSVGGAYALYKRDGYGKNLTTGAEHYDKDVQAYRLSAEYKPTEDLFFRLAYDHVTDDSNPRHGHRELPSLTGGYQVLDVYDTQAGLGDKNHVMTKGLSLTGQWNVTDKVTLKSITANRRGHTDTLIDFDGTPAPTLDIPATYDDRSFSQELQAVYADENVQGVFGLYYMNSQASGEFDTIAGNLGVSIADGGKVSTQSFAAFFDFSANLTDRLKVSLGARATRDAKRANVFRLFYLGATPSPYQGGTPRPILQTRTNYSADKTFEQFTPRVSVSYELSDDLTTYASFSKGYKSGGWDMRGDAFITPQTVNGYKPEVVKTYEAGLKGFALERRVSFSSAIFLSKYTDQQVTTQVVVPSGIASSVDNAGASTLYGGEFEASAKLAPSLTANVAVGYIHAKYDTFSRFVPAGAPNPLNPSQTLATGQVINVADLYGFQNTPKWTGNVSLTWRGELAGGDLAITPMVSYRDKYQQFEQPLPALDQKAFTLVDLTAIWTAPGGKYKLALTGKNLTNERYRTGGYNFAGATYNNSVIGFYGPPRTVAGSIEVAF
- a CDS encoding glycosyltransferase, producing MTPEDRPIFHDPTGKRERRAKLVLGIVISLIAAMVAGFVATLAFAPRLPDAPLKDPRVLTALHQETPRRTKPVTSWRRVPRPKAASSDAGTRPLSVGFYVDWDQDSRESLRRNIDKLDVVSPQWVAIKGAGGDIVVTDDPEGAARIANAPNHPAVLPLVHNSANAAFDGPRGDALLSDPKARAKLIANLKDLAAQRGFGGYVFDFEALSDKGLAAYPKFLAEARAAFQPAGREVWVAAPYDAQGWPLKRLAEASDTVVLMAYDQHYAGGNPGPNAGQDWYQAELAKRFSELDPAHTVLALAAYGYDWTLDKQGRPASGAPATFHEAMRNAQDAGAAIRMDQDVLNPTYAYTDDNGDDHVVWFTDAVTLFNEVKVTDPWKPRGYALWRMGMEDPGVWSLLGKPYGQVSASGLTILANGQGVDFDGGGEVLRVAALPTPGKRSLQLDPSTGLISNETYDVIPSSYVIERYGQRKGMVALTFDDGPDPRWTPKILDILKAKHAPATFFVIGQNMQRRPDIVQREVAEGHDVGGHSWTHPNIGETPLPQVQVELNATQRLFEVLTGRSMRLFRPPYFGDAEPSTPHEVAPLVIAQTLGYMTVGLRIDPDDWQKPTPQQIIDRTLDRLDNPGDRPGQVVLLHDAGGDRSHTVAALPGLIDAIRARGYKLVTIGELAGMTPEQVMPPTSRTALDLAIDRLGFDFFRWTQACMAALFIMAIFLGVARLVFLASLALVHRYWTHEAPVDLDPETGPLVSVLIPCFNEEKVIAASIARILESDWKTLEVLVLDDGSKDGTADEVRKHFADDPRVTLLSFENGGKARAVNRGLAVAKGEYVVALDADTLFPRETIGRLARWFQDPDIGAVAGNAIVGNRVNIVTRWQALEYVTAQNLERRALSALGAVTVVPGAVGAWRKSVLDALGGYPSDTLAEDQDLTIACQRAGWKVAFDPEARAYTEAPDTVGGLLKQRFRWSFGTLQCVWKHRQAMFSRKTPVLGFVALPQIWLFQIILAVAAPLVDLAVIWSLISGLYGAVAHPVEWRPDDMLLGLAYWAIFIAVDLAAGALGMALEKRAPWADLPFLPVQRFGYRQLMYYVVVKSVFMAVRGGRVGWGKLERRATVSVASDA